The Rhodothermales bacterium genomic sequence GGCCACCGATGTCGAGGCGGATTACCGGGGGGCGCACTTCACGGCTACGCCCGCCGTCCTGTACGATATCGTGTTTTCGTCGCGGATCCCGACGCGGATCCTGGCGCCGCTCATGACCTTCGACTGCCATTCCGACAAGTACCTCTACAAGCGGGTGCGGGAGTTGGACTGGACGGCGTTGATCGGCCCGGACCGCACGTTTGCCGTGTTCGCCAACGTATCCAACAGCGCCATCAGCCACTCGAAGTATGCGGCACTGAAGGTCAAGGACGCCATCGTGGATGACATCCGGGACCGCGTCGGCGAACGGCCTGATGTGGACCGGCGGGACCCCGACATCTGGATCAACCTGCACATCCAGAACAACCGGGCGGTATTGAGCCTGGATGCATCGGGAGGGTCCCAACACCGCCGAGGCTACCGGGTGGCCAGCGTCGAGGCGCCGTTGCAGGAAACCGTGGCGGCCGCACTGGTCCGCTATACGGGTTGGAAGGGCGAGCGGCCGTTCGTCGACCCCATGTGTGGATCGGGCACCATCCTGGCCGAAGCGTTCATGGCCGCATCCGGAACGCCCTCGGGCATCCTCCAGACTTCCTTCGGATTCGAGCAATTCCCGGATTTCGATGCGGAGTTGTGGAAACAGGTCCGGGCGGAACGGGAGGCCAAGGTGGTCCCGCTTGCAGACGGGTTGTTGAGGGGCTGGGACATCGATGCACAGGCGGTAGCGGCCGCGCGGGCCAATCTGGCGCGCATTCCGGGTGCTTCAAGTGCGGTCCGGGTGGAGCAGTCGGATTTCCGGCTGTTGCCCGGCTTTACCGACACAACTTTGTTGTGCAATCCCCCGTATGGGCTTCG encodes the following:
- a CDS encoding THUMP domain-containing protein yields the protein MYQYQEFSRYFAQIAHPIEQLGADELTELGATDVEADYRGAHFTATPAVLYDIVFSSRIPTRILAPLMTFDCHSDKYLYKRVRELDWTALIGPDRTFAVFANVSNSAISHSKYAALKVKDAIVDDIRDRVGERPDVDRRDPDIWINLHIQNNRAVLSLDASGGSQHRRGYRVASVEAPLQETVAAALVRYTGWKGERPFVDPMCGSGTILAEAFMAASGTPSGILQTSFGFEQFPDFDAELWKQVRAEREAKVVPLADGLLRGWDIDAQAVAAARANLARIPGASSAVRVEQSDFRLLPGFTDTTLLCNPPYGLRIGGTMPVQAFYKAFGDFLKQECSGCTAFIYVGKPELLKYVGLRTSFRKEVVNGALEGRLAKYDLY